From the genome of Natronococcus sp. CG52:
GTGGAGAGAGAAACGGTGTCGTCCTCAAACAACGTCATCGTCCGGCTGTCGTACTTCACCGTGGGTGCGGTAAAGGTAGGCTTGCTCGCCTTCTTGTCTTTAGATAGGCGTTCGATACAGCCGGTAATGGCTTGTGCAGCTTGGTGGGTGGCGAGAATCGCGTGCTGACTACCAAGGTCCGTTTGAGCGCGTACGTCGTCGTAGGCGAGGGGTTGCACGTCGCTTTTGGCGTTGCATTTTTCCCACGCCATATCAGTGGCGATCTGGCAACCACGCTTCCACTCGGAGATGGTCTCTTCGAGAAGGTTGCGTTGCTCGTCAGTAACCTCAAGATGAGTGATTGCCGTCCGTCGCACGTAGTCGTCTGCCACAACTTCAATGTGGTCGTGAGGCTACTTATAGATCGGTGTTTGTAAACTATACGAACGCGCTCCTCCCTACTCACTCGCTTTGCTCGTTCCTTGAGGAAGGGGACTCCGCGCTACTGCTTCAGTTGACCGTCCACGGATGAGATCTTCGTCTAGTGCTCGTCGATAGATCACACTTGTGACTTCGCGAACTGATCGCGGGACACCCAGCGCCGAGACCATCCAGTCGATTTCACTGAGTGCAAACTGGAGGTTGCGCTCGCCAGCGTCTTTTGTTCGAATGCGTACCTGCCATTTCCGCATCGCTTCGGTGTAAAGCGCAGCAACAACCAGAAATCCTGCAGCTAATCGACCCTAGCTACTTTTCGGATTGGAGTGATAGGCCCACATCGTCTCTCTGAGTCCCATATTTATGGCGTTCATTGTTCGAATGATTCGAGTTTTCGGACGAGTTTTGTGTATAAATCTGGTGCACAATACCAGCCTTCTTCGATCATCGAATCAATCGTCTCACGCGCTTCGGAGACAGTGATGTGTCCCCGCTTAGCGCATAAGAGAACAAGGTAGGCTGTCCCTCGTGTCTCGATTCCTTCAATTTCTGCAGCTGTTCTTCCATAAGCTTCGTCCATTACGGCGACTGCATCAAGTGACGCAGCACATCCAAGTACAGCTACATCAGCGTCACTCAAGTTAGGATTTTGTTGTAAACGGGCCACAAGCGGAGAGTCATCAACTGAGATGACCTCGAAAAGCCCAGCATCAATGCACTGTTCGATACGTCGAGCATCGGTATACCCCTCTTCAAGACCGGTAGTAACGACCTCCGAATGGATTTGCTGAGGGAGATAACACTGCCCATTGAGGTTGGAGACGAGGTGGAGTTGATCGACCTTCGCGAGGTAAATTAGCGGCGTCGCGTCGAAAACCCACATTCACAGCTCCTCAAGATCGTCTTCGAGGTGATCGCCCGATACCCATGTGATATCATGATCCTTCGCGAGCTGGGCGAACTCCCAGACAGACATCCCTGCAAGCTGGGCGGCCTTCGTGAACGTAATCTCATCGGCAGCGAGTCGTTCGACCGCTTGCTCACGACGCCAGTCCTCGAGCCCTTCCGAGAGGAGTTTTCGTACTGCTGTGCTCCGATCCAGACGTTCTTCCTCGAGGTATTCTTCGAGTTCCCCCTCGAGATCATCTGGAACCCGCGTCGATATTGTTCCCATATCGTATGCTATGTTTGCAATGTATACAAGCGTTTCGCTCGTTCTGATTGCCCTCGATTCCATCGCTCGAGACGGTTTGTGACCCCGGAGAAGCGGTGACGGGGGGTCATGGATAGAGTATGTATCTGGGATGGTAAAATCGTTCGTAGGAGCCTCTATTGAACCCCTTTTCAGGTACTTATTCGAAACGCCAAAATTGGATATCCAGAAACGATATCTACTCAGAGAGTATCACATCGTATAATGGCCTACGAGAACTTGGACGAAGACTTAGTGAACGAACTACTTGGCGACGGGCGTGCGAGTCTCCGGAGTCTCGCTGAAGAACTCGATGTCTCCGTTACTACCGTCTCAAACCATCTTTCCGATCTCGAGGAAGACGGGGTGATCAAAGGATACACACCAAAAGTCGACTATGACGCTGCCGGATACGATGTCACCGCTGTAATGCAGCTCAAAGCCGAAGGGAATGCGCTCCCCGAAATCACGGAGACACTGAAAGATCACCGACAGATGATCTCGGTCCACGAGGTTACCGGTGACTACGACGTGATCGCGATCGGCAAATTCGAAGATACCGATGACATGAACGACCAGATCAAAGCCCTGATCACAGATCCAGACATCAACCAGTCAAATACGAGCATCGTTCTCAACGCTGTGGCTGAAAACAACCAGTTCGAACTCGAAACCACCGATAACAGCTGATTCACGACCGCGATTGCAGAAGGTCAGTGAATCGAGACCGCGTTTCCGGTCTAGCTGCTGTCCTTCTGACCGGAGACGCCATAATCGATATGGACTTCCGGTGTGCTCGGTGATTCCGGCGCAGCGACACCGTTCCAATCGACGACGTGCACGTTCGCCAACTGGCCGGAAAACCGAAATCGCATCACGCCAGTCTCGATCACACCCTCTGCTGCGTGCTTTGAGACGATCGTTGCTTCCTCGAGGGGATCGGCGCCCACCAATTCGATGGACCCGTTAACAGTGATTTCGTAGCTTGCTGGGACTCCCCTGCCAATGATTGTGACGAGATTTGCCAATCTGTCCCCACCGGGCATACGTTGATGACTACTGCGTGTCAGCATAAGCCTTCCTGGCAACTACACCAGATGAATAGAG
Proteins encoded in this window:
- a CDS encoding DUF3368 domain-containing protein → MWVFDATPLIYLAKVDQLHLVSNLNGQCYLPQQIHSEVVTTGLEEGYTDARRIEQCIDAGLFEVISVDDSPLVARLQQNPNLSDADVAVLGCAASLDAVAVMDEAYGRTAAEIEGIETRGTAYLVLLCAKRGHITVSEARETIDSMIEEGWYCAPDLYTKLVRKLESFEQ
- a CDS encoding UPF0175 family protein codes for the protein MGTISTRVPDDLEGELEEYLEEERLDRSTAVRKLLSEGLEDWRREQAVERLAADEITFTKAAQLAGMSVWEFAQLAKDHDITWVSGDHLEDDLEEL
- the lrp gene encoding HTH-type transcriptional regulator Lrp translates to MAYENLDEDLVNELLGDGRASLRSLAEELDVSVTTVSNHLSDLEEDGVIKGYTPKVDYDAAGYDVTAVMQLKAEGNALPEITETLKDHRQMISVHEVTGDYDVIAIGKFEDTDDMNDQIKALITDPDINQSNTSIVLNAVAENNQFELETTDNS